CTCGGTAACATCTCTCTCATCCGCTCATCTCGCGAACAAGCTCCGCGCAACGCCCGTGCGAACGCTTTAAAGATCGCCTCGATCTTGTGATGATTGCTGCGTCCATACATCGTCTTCACATGAACGTTTGCCTTCGCCCCACGAGCGAATCCATCAAAGAAATCGGCCAGCAACTCGCTCTGGAAATCTCCGACTAAACGAACTTTCACTTTATCGTCGACAACATAAGCAACTCGTCCACTAAGATCCACCGCCGCGACAGCTAGCGTCTCATCCATAGCCATCACAAAGTATCCGGCGCGCATGATGCCTTTCTTATCGCCCAGTGCTTTGCCAAAAGCCTCCCCCAAAGCAATC
The nucleotide sequence above comes from Tunturibacter empetritectus. Encoded proteins:
- the hisB gene encoding imidazoleglycerol-phosphate dehydratase HisB: MAERIRTATVKRDTNETQIALELVVDGQGVYKVSTGIRFFDHMLELFTRHGGFDLTLKCTGDLDVDQHHTVEDVGIALGEAFGKALGDKKGIMRAGYFVMAMDETLAVAAVDLSGRVAYVVDDKVKVRLVGDFQSELLADFFDGFARGAKANVHVKTMYGRSNHHKIEAIFKAFARALRGACSRDERMREMLPSTKGLL